From a region of the Hevea brasiliensis isolate MT/VB/25A 57/8 unplaced genomic scaffold, ASM3005281v1 Scaf5, whole genome shotgun sequence genome:
- the LOC110659093 gene encoding uncharacterized protein LOC110659093: protein MCPLRFILVFFSAVLAGYFAWRSVRSSPEIESMNSNDSTVERKPLNHKQEFTVKKMVQNGFWVFVDMASGKYLWRNLKEMRKDEKVKSC from the exons ATGTGTCCTCTGAGGTTTATCTTGGTGTTTTTCTCAGCAGTTTTGGCTGGATACTTTGCATGGAGGTCTGTGCGGTCGTCGCCGGAGATTGAAAGCATGAATTCCAATGATTCAACAGTTGAAAGGAAACCATTGAATCACAAACAAGAATTCACTGTGAAGAAG ATGGTTCAAAATGGATTCTGGGTATTTGTCGACATGGCCAGTGGAAAGTACCTGTGGAGGAATCTGAAGGAGATGAGGAAAGATGAGAAAGTTAAGAGctgctag
- the LOC110659096 gene encoding putative H/ACA ribonucleoprotein complex subunit 1-like protein 1, producing the protein MRPPRGGGFRGGRDGGRGGRGGRGRGGGRGGFRDEGPPSEVVEVSTFLHACEGDAVTKLSNEKIPYFNAPIFLQNKTQIGKVDEIFGPINESLFSIKMMEGIVATSYSPGDKFYIDPNKLLPLARFLPQPKGQAQAAARGGRGGGRGGGRGGGGFRGRGGPRGGRGGPARGGGRGGGFRGRGR; encoded by the exons ATGAGGCCGCCCAGAGGTGGAGGTTTTAGGGGCGGAAGAGACGGGGGCCGCGGTGGTCGAGGTGGTCGTGGTCGCGGCGGTGGCCGTGGTGGGTTTCGTGACGAGGGGCCTCCTTCTGAAGTCGTCG AAGTTTCCACATTTCTTCACGCCTGTGAGGGTGATGCAGTGACAAAGCTCAGCAATGAGAAAATACCGTACTTTAATGCCCCTATCTTTCTACAAAACAAGACCCAGATAGGGAAAGTCGATGAAATTTTTGGTCCCATCAATGAATCT CTTTTTTCTATCAAAATGATGGAAGGCATTGTGGCAACTTCGTATTCGCCTGGGGATAAATTCTACATTGACCCAAATAAGCTCTTACCTCTTGCAAGATTTCTTCCGCAACCAAA GGGACAGGCACAAGCTGCTGCAAGAGGCGGTCGTGGAGGAGGCAGAGGTGGGGGCCGTGGAGGTGGTGGCTTTCGTGGAAGGGGTGGTCCAAGAGGTGGCCGTGGTGGGCCTGCTAGAGGAGGTGGCCGTGGTGGTGGCTTTAGGGGCAGAGGGAGGTGA
- the LOC110659094 gene encoding ADP-glucose phosphorylase gives MASPAPAQTRSPELRHDPVTNRWVVFSPARAKRPTDFKSKIPENPNPSNNSCPFCIGNEHECAPEIFRVPPDPGNPEWKIRVIENLYPALSRNLDNPSEQSLGLDCPGRILNGFGFHDVVIEVPFHSVQLRDMETREIGDVLLAYKKRIEQIMSCESIKYVQVFKNHGASAGASLSHSHSQIIALPIVPPSVSARLDGTKEYFDKTGKCCLCVVHIEKLLIDESTHFISIVPFAATFPFEIWIIPRDHCSHFHELGCEKAVDLGGLLKLMLRKMSVQLNNPPFNFMIQTAPLRVKESQLPYTHWFLQIVPQLTGVGGFEIGTGCYINPVFPEDAAKVLREVNLPKDVMQDRRKAKWTVPFENHQNFEHHGMKRERISVETMGYDGI, from the exons ATGGCATCACCAGCGCCCGCTCAAACACGGAGCCCTGAACTCAGGCACGATCCTGTCACTAACCGGTGGGTCGTTTTCTCACCCGCCCGAGCCAAACGACCCACTGATTTCAAATCCAAAATCCCTGAAAACCCTAATCCTAGCAACAATTCCTGCCCTTTCTGCATCGGCAACGAGCATGAGTGTGCCCCCGAAATCTTTCGGGTTCCACCCGACCCGGGAAACCCAGAATGGAAGATCCGGGTCATCGAGAATCTTTACCCGGCGTTGAGCAGAAACCTTGATAACCCATCCGAGCAAAGCCTTGGATTGGATTGTCCGGGTCGGATATTAAACGGGTTTGGTTTCCACGATGTGGTGATAGAGGTTCCGTTTCATTCGGTCCAGCTTCGGGATATGGAAACGAGAGAGATTGGCGATGTTTTGCTCGCGTataagaagaggattgagcagaTTATGAGCTGTGAATCCATCAAATACGTGCAG GTGTTCAAGAACCATGGTGCTTCTGCTGGGGCATCATTGAGTCACTCTCACAGTCAGATAATTGCTCTCCCCATCGTACCTCCTTCCGTTTCCGCTCGACTTGATGGTACAAAGGAGTACTTCGATAAGACAGGGAAATGTTGTCTCTGTGTAGTTCACATCGAAAAGCTTTTAATTGATGAGTCAACTCATTTTATCTCAATTGTTCCTTTTGCTGCCACGTTTCCATTTGAGATATGGATCATTCCTCGGGATCACTGTTCTCATTTCCATGAATTAGGTTGTGAGAAG GCTGTTGATCTTGGGGGTTTGCTAAAGCTCATGCTTAGAAAGATGTCTGTGCAATTGAATAACCCACCATTCAATTTCATGATCCAGACAGCTCCACTTCGGGTTAAAGAATCACAATTACCTTATACTCACTGGTTTTTACAGATAGTGCCTCAATTGACTGGTGTGGGAGGGTTTGAAATCGGAACTGGTTGTTACATAAATCCTGTTTTCCCTGAAGATGCAGCAAAAGTTCTGAGAGAAGTTAATCTTCCAAAGGATG TAATGCAAGACAGACGGAAAGCTAAGTGGACTGTACCTTTTGAGAATCATCAAAATTTTGAGCATCATGGTATGAAAAGGGAGCGAATATCTGTAGAAACAATGGGGTATGACGGTATCTAG
- the LOC110659097 gene encoding YTH domain-containing protein ECT1 isoform X2 — protein MAAVSSPSDQVADVMENLSLDSQTKSAEIPEPTKKGIYGNNETFMYHQGYGYAPFGAYPSPSSTVPTRGNDGQLYGTEHYLYPSPFYQASASTGTLYSPNSASASQAEVPTSAAADKAASSVGTAAGNTNNTVNIGNSGSVNRSNRPKPFRPSNRNSSASLNVPYNGGSLPTGFPSHGYQDPRFGYDGFQSPIPWLDASMFPNGPPGHAISTAFSSPVATRPMSGLGLASGGMNMYPNNRMYGQYGYRPGAGFGSFGGNSWTNGRGWVVVDNKYKSKGSYGNENMEGLSELNRGPRAKGFKNQTELDAVPQAVQGQNLSVTEDNKEDSLPQMSEKEQYNREDFPEDYSNAKFFVIKSYSEDDVHKCIKYGVWASTPNGNKKLDAAYHEAKEIPGGCPVFLLFSVNTSGQFVGLAEMAGAVDFNKTVEYWQQEKWIGCFPVKWHIIKDVPNSSLRHIALKNNENKPVTNSRDTQEVILDEGIQILKIFKGHKGKTSILDDFGFYAARERIMQEKRAKQKIQKQVFDGKPGDDLATNKEKLAMMGKDSSQKSTDIVLKEPVGPAAVKLGKLNGEVKLVEENGWYAAVENSSNNANSVASSENKVVPTVISSAC, from the exons ATGGCAGCTGTTTCTTCTCCTTCTGATC AGGTTGCAGATGTGATGGAGAATTTGTCATTAGATTCTCAGACAAAGAGTGCTGAAATTCCTGAACCCACAAAGAAG GGCATCTATGGCAATAATGAAACTTTTATGTACCATCAAGGCTATGGTTATGCACCTTTCGGGGCATATCCTTCACCAAGTTCTACTGTGCCTACAAGGGGAAATGATGGCCAGCTGTATGGTACAGAGCACTATCTGTACCCTAGTCCTTTTTACCAGGCTTCGGCTTCAACTGGCACACTTTATTCTCCTAACTCAGCCAGTGCTTCCCAAGCAGAGGTTCCAACTTCTGCTGCAGCTGATAAGGCGGCTTCGTCTGTTGGGACTGCTGCAGGAAACACCAATAATACAGTGAACATTGGAAACAGTGGAAGTGTAAATAGAAGTAATCGACCAAAACCTTTCAGACCTAGTAATCGAAATTCATCTGCAAGTTTAAATGTTCCCTATAACGGGGGAAGTTTACCAACAGGATTTCCTTCACACGGttatcaagacccaaggtttggATACGATGGATTTCAGTCACCGATCCCATGGTTAGATGCCTCTATGTTTCCTAATGGGCCTCCTGGACATGCAATCAGCACTGCATTCTCTTCACCAGTG GCTACAAGACCAATGTCTGGTTTGGGCCTAGCTTCTGGAGGCATGAACATGTACCCAAACAATAGAATGTATGGCCAATATGGATACAGACCTGGTGCAGGTTTTGGATCCTTTGGTGGTAATTCGTGGACAAATGGACGTGGGTGGGTGGTTGTTGATAATAAGTACAAATCTAAGGGCAGCTATGGCAATGAGAATATGGAAGGTTTAAGTGAGTTGAATAGAGGACCTAGGGCCAAGGGTTTTAAGAACCAAACGGAGTTGGACGCTGTTCCTCAGGCAGTCCAGGGGCAAAACCTGTCAGTGACTGAGGATAACAAGGAGGATAGTTTGCCTCAAATGTCAGAGAAGGAACAGTACAACAGGGAGGATTTTCCTGAGGATTACTCAAACGCAAAATTTTTTGTTATTAAGTCGTACAGTGAGGATGATGTTCATAAATGCATCAAATATGGTGTGTGGGCAAGCACGCCAAATGGAAATAAGAAGCTGGATGCAGCTTACCATGAAGCCAAAGAAATTCCTGGTGGCTGTCCTGTATTTCTACTATTCTCT GTCAACACCAGTGGGCAATTTGTTGGTTTGGCGGAGATGGCGGGGGCAGTTGATTTTAACAAAACAGTAGAGTATTGGCAGCAGGAGAAGTGGATTGGTTGCTTCCCTGTCAAGTGGCATATTATTAAGGATGTGCCAAATAGTTCTTTGAGGCACATAGCTCTTAAAAACAATGAGAACAAGCCTGTCACTAATAGTAGAGATACACAAGAG GTTATCTTGGATGAAGGTATTCAGATACTTAAAATTTTTAAGGGTCATAAGGGCAAGACATCTATCCTGGATGATTTTGGGTTTTATGCGGCTCGTGAAAGGATTATGCAGGAGAAAAGGGCTAAGCAAAAGATTCAAAAACAG GTTTTTGATGGGAAGCCTGGCGATGACTTGGCCACTAATAAAGAGAAACTTGCGATGATGGGTAAAGACAGTTCACAAAAATCCACCGATATTGTATTGAAGGAACCGGTGGGTCCTGCAGCAGTCAAACTGGGGAAGTTGAATGGGGAGGTGAAGCTGGTAGAAGAAAATGGATGGTATGCAGCAGTTGAAAACTCTTCCAACAATGCCAATTCTGTTGCTTCATCTGAAAACAAAGTTGTTCCTACTGTGATTTCAAGTGCCTGCTGA
- the LOC110659097 gene encoding YTH domain-containing protein ECT1 isoform X1 has translation MAAVSSPSDRILTNFPLLEVADVMENLSLDSQTKSAEIPEPTKKGIYGNNETFMYHQGYGYAPFGAYPSPSSTVPTRGNDGQLYGTEHYLYPSPFYQASASTGTLYSPNSASASQAEVPTSAAADKAASSVGTAAGNTNNTVNIGNSGSVNRSNRPKPFRPSNRNSSASLNVPYNGGSLPTGFPSHGYQDPRFGYDGFQSPIPWLDASMFPNGPPGHAISTAFSSPVATRPMSGLGLASGGMNMYPNNRMYGQYGYRPGAGFGSFGGNSWTNGRGWVVVDNKYKSKGSYGNENMEGLSELNRGPRAKGFKNQTELDAVPQAVQGQNLSVTEDNKEDSLPQMSEKEQYNREDFPEDYSNAKFFVIKSYSEDDVHKCIKYGVWASTPNGNKKLDAAYHEAKEIPGGCPVFLLFSVNTSGQFVGLAEMAGAVDFNKTVEYWQQEKWIGCFPVKWHIIKDVPNSSLRHIALKNNENKPVTNSRDTQEVILDEGIQILKIFKGHKGKTSILDDFGFYAARERIMQEKRAKQKIQKQVFDGKPGDDLATNKEKLAMMGKDSSQKSTDIVLKEPVGPAAVKLGKLNGEVKLVEENGWYAAVENSSNNANSVASSENKVVPTVISSAC, from the exons ATGGCAGCTGTTTCTTCTCCTTCTGATCGTATCCTTACTAACTTCCCTCTTCTGG AGGTTGCAGATGTGATGGAGAATTTGTCATTAGATTCTCAGACAAAGAGTGCTGAAATTCCTGAACCCACAAAGAAG GGCATCTATGGCAATAATGAAACTTTTATGTACCATCAAGGCTATGGTTATGCACCTTTCGGGGCATATCCTTCACCAAGTTCTACTGTGCCTACAAGGGGAAATGATGGCCAGCTGTATGGTACAGAGCACTATCTGTACCCTAGTCCTTTTTACCAGGCTTCGGCTTCAACTGGCACACTTTATTCTCCTAACTCAGCCAGTGCTTCCCAAGCAGAGGTTCCAACTTCTGCTGCAGCTGATAAGGCGGCTTCGTCTGTTGGGACTGCTGCAGGAAACACCAATAATACAGTGAACATTGGAAACAGTGGAAGTGTAAATAGAAGTAATCGACCAAAACCTTTCAGACCTAGTAATCGAAATTCATCTGCAAGTTTAAATGTTCCCTATAACGGGGGAAGTTTACCAACAGGATTTCCTTCACACGGttatcaagacccaaggtttggATACGATGGATTTCAGTCACCGATCCCATGGTTAGATGCCTCTATGTTTCCTAATGGGCCTCCTGGACATGCAATCAGCACTGCATTCTCTTCACCAGTG GCTACAAGACCAATGTCTGGTTTGGGCCTAGCTTCTGGAGGCATGAACATGTACCCAAACAATAGAATGTATGGCCAATATGGATACAGACCTGGTGCAGGTTTTGGATCCTTTGGTGGTAATTCGTGGACAAATGGACGTGGGTGGGTGGTTGTTGATAATAAGTACAAATCTAAGGGCAGCTATGGCAATGAGAATATGGAAGGTTTAAGTGAGTTGAATAGAGGACCTAGGGCCAAGGGTTTTAAGAACCAAACGGAGTTGGACGCTGTTCCTCAGGCAGTCCAGGGGCAAAACCTGTCAGTGACTGAGGATAACAAGGAGGATAGTTTGCCTCAAATGTCAGAGAAGGAACAGTACAACAGGGAGGATTTTCCTGAGGATTACTCAAACGCAAAATTTTTTGTTATTAAGTCGTACAGTGAGGATGATGTTCATAAATGCATCAAATATGGTGTGTGGGCAAGCACGCCAAATGGAAATAAGAAGCTGGATGCAGCTTACCATGAAGCCAAAGAAATTCCTGGTGGCTGTCCTGTATTTCTACTATTCTCT GTCAACACCAGTGGGCAATTTGTTGGTTTGGCGGAGATGGCGGGGGCAGTTGATTTTAACAAAACAGTAGAGTATTGGCAGCAGGAGAAGTGGATTGGTTGCTTCCCTGTCAAGTGGCATATTATTAAGGATGTGCCAAATAGTTCTTTGAGGCACATAGCTCTTAAAAACAATGAGAACAAGCCTGTCACTAATAGTAGAGATACACAAGAG GTTATCTTGGATGAAGGTATTCAGATACTTAAAATTTTTAAGGGTCATAAGGGCAAGACATCTATCCTGGATGATTTTGGGTTTTATGCGGCTCGTGAAAGGATTATGCAGGAGAAAAGGGCTAAGCAAAAGATTCAAAAACAG GTTTTTGATGGGAAGCCTGGCGATGACTTGGCCACTAATAAAGAGAAACTTGCGATGATGGGTAAAGACAGTTCACAAAAATCCACCGATATTGTATTGAAGGAACCGGTGGGTCCTGCAGCAGTCAAACTGGGGAAGTTGAATGGGGAGGTGAAGCTGGTAGAAGAAAATGGATGGTATGCAGCAGTTGAAAACTCTTCCAACAATGCCAATTCTGTTGCTTCATCTGAAAACAAAGTTGTTCCTACTGTGATTTCAAGTGCCTGCTGA
- the LOC110659098 gene encoding T-complex protein 1 subunit theta, whose protein sequence is MGFSMQPYGIQAMLKEGHKHLSGLDEAVLKNIDACKQLSTITRTSLGPNGMNKMVINHLDKLFVTNDAATIVNELEVQHPAAKILVLAGKAQQEEIGDGANLTISFAGELLQNAEELIRMGLHPSEIISGYSKGINQTIEILDELVEKGSETMDVRNKEQVISRMKAAVASKQFGQEDILSNLIADACIQVCPKNPANFNVDNVRVAKLVGGGLHNCTVVRGMVLKSDTVGTIKRMEKAKVAVFAGGVDTSATETKGTVLIHSAEQLENYAKTEEAKVEELIKAVADSGAKVIVSGAAVGEMALHFCERYKLMVLKISSKFELRRFCRTTGAVALLKLSQPNPDDLGYVDSISVEEIGGVRVTIVKNEEGGNSVCTVVLRGSTDSILEDLERAVDDGVNTYKAMCRDSRIILGAAATEIELARRLKEFSFKETGLDQYAIAKFAESFEMVPKTLAENAGLNAMEIISSLYAEHASGNTKVGIDLEEGVCKDMSTMNIWDLYVTKFFALKYAADAACTVLRVDQIIMAKPAGGPKRDPPAGMDED, encoded by the exons ATGGGGTTCTCAATGCAGCCATATGGAATACAAGCAATGCTCAAAGAAGGACACAAGCATCTTTCGGGTCTTGACGAAGCTGTTCTAAAAAATATCGATGCCTGCAAGCAGCTTTCCACTATCACTCGCACTTCGCTTGGTCCTAACG GTATGAATAAGATGGTCATTAATCATTTGGACAAGCTTTTTGTCACCAATGATGCTGCCACTATTGTCAATGAACTTGAGGTTCAGCATCCTGCTGCCAAAATTTTGGTCTTAGCTGGCAAGGCTCAACAAGAGGAAATTGGTGATGGAGCTAACTTGACTATTTCTTTTGCTGGTGAGCTCCTTCAAAATGCAGAGGAGCTTATCAGGATGGGCCTGCACCCAAGTGAGATCATTAGTGGGTACAGTAAAGGAATCAACCAG ACAATTGAAATCTTGGATGAATTGGTGGAGAAAGGTTCTGAAACAATGGATGTGAGGAATAAGGAACAGGTCATTTCTCGGATGAAGGCTGCTGTTGCTAGCAAGCAATTTGGACAAGAAGACATTTTAAGTAATCTTATTGCTGAT GCATGCATCCAAGTATGTCCCAAGAACCCAGCAAACTTTAACGTGGATAATGTTCGGGTCGCAAAGCTTGTGGGAGGAGGTTTGCATAATTGCACTGTAGTTCGTGGAATGGTATTGAAAAGTGACACTGTGGGTACTATAAAGAGAATGGAGAAAGCAAAG GTTGCTGTGTTTGCTGGGGGTGTTGATACCTCTGCAACTGAAACCAAGGGAACTGTCCTAATTCACTCTGCTGAGCAG CTAGAGAATTATGCCAAAACTGAAGAAGCTAAAGTTGAGGAGCTCATTAAAGCTGTTGCAGATTCTGGTGCCAAAGTAATTGTTAGTGGAGCAGCTGTTGGAGAAATGGCTTTGCATTTTTGTGAACGTTACAA ACTCATGGTTTTGAAGATTAGCTCAAAGTTTGAATTGAGACGATTTTGCCGTACCACGGGTGCTGTTGCTCTT TTGAAACTTAGCCAACCAAACCCAGATGACTTGGGATATGTAGATTCCATATCCGTTGAGGAAATTGGTGGAGTTAGG GTCACTATTGTGAAAAATGAAGAGGGTGGTAACTCTGTATGCACTGTGGTCTTACGGGGAAGCACTGATAGTATATTAGAGGACCTTGAAAGAGCTGTTGATGATGGAGTTAACACCTATAAG GCTATGTGTAGAGACAGTCGAATAATACTTGGAGCTGCAGCCACTGAAATTGAGTTGGCTAGAAGACTAAAGGAATTCTCTTTTAAAGAAACAGG ATTGGATCAGTATGCTATTGCAAAATTTGCTGAGAGCTTTGAGATGGTACCCAAAACACTGGCCGAGAATGCTGGTCTTAATGCAATGGAGATCATATCATCTCTTTATGCTGAACATGCATCTGGAAATACCAAAGTGGGTATTGACTTGGAAGAAGGTGTTTGTAAGGATATGTCAACCATGAATATCTGGGACCTTTACGTCACAAA gtttttTGCGCTCAAATATGCTGCAGATGCTGCCTGTACTGTATTGCGGGTAGACCAG ATTATAATGGCAAAACCAGCTGGTGGTCCAAAGAGAGATCCGCCTGCAGGGATGGATGAAGACTAG
- the LOC110659100 gene encoding protein NDH-DEPENDENT CYCLIC ELECTRON FLOW 5: MASSSLFSLNFASIPSTSSPTKHPFCFHSYLPSISFQYSNKKREFPIPSVASIPYEPINVDYLEEEFSGHGVTFEDIGDSYIAKMKLENGSAATLMLPSGLITSYKAHMWHGGTVELLQTTVSKGEDGNPVIQGGVSLAFNFGSDCETSWSPSTWAVHAIRGSPQDSIQVELISTDAEDMVEIRHIMNLEEDTLSSKVTVSNSNSSSIQLMGSLISHLTVSTPEATYACGLEGSNFFNRPMFLSNLSIVPPDLGPESRDGSGKPRDIVRLKGSGWGARNQKNSDKRNIRQIESEEEMEGEESDSYKHLTEEMSRIYTNAPRDFTIIDRGRRNSVVIARDGFEELYMFSPGSIHESFGMYSFICVGQSAMLKPVILRPGDVWTGGQHLHNPNL, from the exons ATGGCTTCCAGTTCTCTATTTTCACTGAACTTTGCTTCCATCCCCTCCACAAGTTCCCCCACCAAACATCCATTTTGTTTTCATTCTTACCTTCCCTCTATTTCTTTTCAATACAGCAACAAGAAGAGAGAATTCCCAATTCCTTCTGTAGCTTCAATCCCATACGAACCGATAAATGTAGACTACTTGGAGGAAGAATTCAGTGGACATGGAGTAACTTTCGAAGATATTGGCGACagctacattgccaagatgaaaTTGGAGAATGGGAGTGCAGCCACCCTGATGCTTCCAAGTGGCCTGATCACATCATACAAGGCACATATGTGGCATGGTGGCACAGTTGAACTGCTGCAAACAACTGTCTCCAAGGGGGAAGATGGTAATCCTGTCATACAAGGAGGGGTATCCTTAGCCTTCAACTTTGGAAGTGATTGTGAAACTTCATGGTCTCCAAGCACTTGGGCTGTTCATGCCATTAGAGGTTCTCCTCAAGACTCTATTCAG GTTGAACTGATAAGCACAGATGCAGAAGATATGGTTGAAATAAGACACATTATGAATCTGGAAGAAGACACCTTAAGCTCAAAGGTCACTGTTTCAAACTCAAATTCTTCATCGATCCAGTTGATGGGATCCCTTATAAGCCATCTAACAGTAAGCACACCAGAAGCGACTTATGCATGTGGTTTAGAGGGATCAAATTTCTTTAACAGGCCTATGTTCTTGTCAAATTTGAGCATAGTTCCTCCTGACCTTGGCCCAGAAAGCAGAGATGGTTCTGGGAAACCAAGAGATATTGTGAGGCTCAAAGGATCTGGCTGGGGTGCAAGAAATCAAAAGAACTCTGATAAAAGGAACATCAGGCAAATAGAGAGCGAAGAAGAAATGGAGGGTGAAGAGTCTGATAGCTACAAGCATTTAACTGAGGAAATGAGCAGGATTTATACCAATGCTCCGCGGGATTTCACAATCATTGACAGG GGTAGAAGAAACTCAGTTGTCATAGCAAGGGATGGGTTTGAAGAACTATACATGTTTAGTCCTGGCTCAATCCATGAAAGCTTTGGCATGTACTCATTCATATGTGTAGGACAATCAGCAATGCTTAAGCCAGTGATTTTGCGTCCTGGAGACGTTTGGACAGGTGGGCAACATTTACATAATCCTAATCTCTGA
- the LOC110659099 gene encoding protein SINE1, producing the protein MGRNLSPIVRQELANLDKDADSRRSAMRALKSYVKGLDSKAIPLFLAQVSETKETGSLSGEYTISLYEVLARVHGVNIVPQIDSIMATIIKTLASSAGSFPLQQACSKVVPAIARYGIDPTMEEDKKRHIIHSLCKPLSKALLGSQESLTSGAALCLKALVDSDNWRFASDEMVNRVCQNVAVALEDKCTQTNSHMGLVMALAKHNALIVEAYARLLIQSGLRILNAGVVESNSQKRLSAIQMVNFLMKCLDPRNIFSEVDLIIKEMEECQSDQMAYVSGAAFEALQTAKKISTEKGSKFEKSPGSVTGSNFGRGEHKGRRTVTSAGNLSPASISPESQTLDSFIEYDSLAESPISTTEISQNMEFDRQSVNRKLWRHENGGVDVSLRDGFFSDLVHGSPIHDAFPGHSGHLELAENGGDHTEDFAGFLQRTPRNGLRSTTPSPQRSRSHINVDNISIFTTPRKLIRSLQDPNDVDSDIYEKLSPRSSKFDYSPNMKFNGNGFQRNVEYEVEDNRNSYAGEEQFLDTSESVSSTDNVLVDSDVQVSTEVVNANKDDTPRFPNRKGHRKNSYGLIVGLSFALLAVFTSLMLTMLIDGQKGGGQYLVPT; encoded by the exons ATGGGTAGGAATCTCAGTCCAATAGTTCGGCAAGAATTGGCAAATCTTGACAAAGATGCTGATAGTCGTAGATCGGCAATGAGAGCACTGAAATCATATGTGAAGGGCTTGGATTCTAAGGCAATCCCACTCTTTCTTGCCCAAGTTTCTGAAACCAAAGAAACGGGTTCTTTGTCTGGCGAATACACTATCTCACTCTATGAAGTTCTTGCCCGTGTCCATGGAGTCAACATTGTTCCTCAGATTGATAGCATCATGGCAACCATTATCAAGACCTTAGCTTCAAGTGCAGGGTCTTTTCCTCTTCAACAAGCGTGCTCAAAAGTGGTGCCAGCAATTGCCAGATATGGCATTGATCCAACAATGGAGGAGGACAAAAAAAGGCATATAATTCACTCTCTTTGTAAGCCACTTTCAAAAGCTCTCTTGGGTTCGCAGGAAAGCCTTACTTCTGGGGCTGCCCTTTGCTTAAAGGCTCTTGTAGACTCGGATAATTGGCGGTTTGCTTCAGATGAGATGGTAAATAGGGTTTGTCAAAATGTAGCTGTTGCTTTGGAGGACAAATGCACTCAGACAAACTCACATATGGGATTAGTCATGGCTTtggctaagcataatgctttaATAGTTGAAGCATATGCAAGATTGCTTATACAATCTGGATTGCGTATTTTGAATGCTGGTGTTGTAGAGAGTAACTCTCAGAAAAGGTTGtctgctattcaaatggtcaatttcttgatgaagtgtttggatcCAAGAAACATTTTTTCAGAGGTTGACTTGATAATTAAGGAGATGGAGGAGTGCCAGTCTGATCAGATGGCTTATGTGAGTGGGGCTGCTTTTGAAGCTTTGCAGACTGCAAAAAAAATATCCACAGAGAAAGGATCAAAATTTGAGAAGAGTCCTGGTTCGGTTACTGGCTCAAACTTTGGTAGGGGAGAGCACAAAGGAAGGAGGACTGTAACTAGTGCTGGAAATCTTTCTCCAGCATCTATATCACCTGAATCACAGACACTTGATTCCTTTATTGAATATGACTCTTTGGCCGAGTCGCCTATTTCAACTACTGAGATTTCTCAGAATATGGAGTTTGACCGTCAGAGTGTGAACCGAAAACTTTGGAGACATGAAAATGGAGGGGTGGATGTATCTCTAAGAGATGGCTTCTTTTCAGATTTGGTTCATGGAAGTCCAATCCATGATGCATTTCCTGGTCACTCTGGGCATCTTGAACTTGCTGAAAATGGAGGAGATCACACTGAAGACTTTGCGGGGTTCTTGCAAAGAACTCCTAGAAATGGACTCAGGAGTACCACTCCCAGTCCTCAG AGGTCACGTTCTCATATAAATGTTGACAACATTAGCATCTTCACAACTCCAAGAAAGCTCATTCGCTCTCTTCAGGATCCAAATGATGTGGATTCAGACATCTATGAGAAACTAAGTCCACGCTCGAGCAAATTTGATTACAGTCCAAATATGAAGTTCAATGGAAATGGCTTTCAGCGTAATGTGGAATATGAGGTTGAAGATAATAGAAACTCATATGCTGGGGAGGAACAATTCCTAGATACTTCTGAGTCAGTGTCATCAACAGATAATGTTCTTGTTGATAGCGACGTGCAAGTGTCTACTGAAGTGGTAAATGCAAATAAAGATGATACTCCAAGGTTTCCCAACAGAAAGGGCCATCGAAAGAATTCTTATGGGTTGATTGTTGGCCTGTCTTTTGCTCTTCTTGCAGTTTTTACCTCATTAATGTTGACTATGTTAATTGATGGTCAGAAAGGAGGAGGTCAATATCTTGTTCCAACATAA